The proteins below are encoded in one region of bacterium:
- a CDS encoding OstA-like protein — protein sequence MIRRLLLAMLCFAALLGAGLASGAAERTPIVLNRARTLVSSEENGKRKQELQGDVEITKDSLIVTCQNAEYYPDSGIVIFRDDVVFKTPHRILMADQVIYNENTEEVHASNRVRVYQGDTLSATSRTADYFDRLKAGYLYDEVNMREDNRRVLLTGQKGFGDNDRKYGWVTGNPVATERDSTMKIISQVHGDTIEYFGDTKLMRVRGKVRVDRDSLVATGTALDYFTQEHYAVLVGGPEAMRSNDHVKGDTIRLYFEKEKEALDSVEVSGHALVTSPADSTSPEPLNRMEGKHMTLYLDKGAISKVLVQGTAVATYYVREKAEKRGMNITSGDRLWVFFEDRKIARIRVEGGTEGQYTPQRLVSKPAS from the coding sequence ATGATCCGGCGACTGCTCCTTGCCATGCTTTGCTTCGCCGCGCTCCTCGGCGCCGGTCTGGCGTCCGGGGCCGCCGAACGGACGCCGATTGTTCTCAATCGTGCGCGCACTCTGGTGTCTTCCGAGGAGAACGGCAAACGCAAGCAGGAACTGCAAGGGGACGTGGAGATCACCAAGGACAGCCTGATCGTCACCTGCCAGAATGCCGAGTATTATCCCGATTCCGGGATCGTCATTTTCCGCGATGATGTCGTCTTCAAGACTCCCCACCGGATCCTCATGGCCGATCAGGTCATTTACAATGAGAATACGGAAGAGGTCCACGCCTCCAACCGCGTGCGCGTCTATCAGGGTGACACCTTATCCGCCACATCCCGCACAGCCGACTACTTCGACCGGCTGAAGGCCGGATACCTCTATGATGAGGTGAACATGCGCGAGGACAATCGCCGCGTGCTGCTCACCGGCCAAAAGGGATTCGGGGACAACGACCGCAAGTACGGCTGGGTTACGGGAAATCCCGTCGCCACCGAGCGCGACAGCACCATGAAAATTATCAGTCAGGTGCATGGCGACACCATCGAGTATTTCGGCGATACCAAGCTGATGCGCGTCCGCGGCAAAGTCCGCGTCGACCGTGATAGCCTTGTCGCCACCGGCACCGCGCTGGATTACTTCACCCAGGAGCACTACGCCGTTCTGGTAGGCGGGCCGGAAGCCATGCGCAGCAATGACCATGTCAAGGGCGATACCATCCGTCTCTATTTCGAAAAGGAGAAGGAGGCGCTGGACAGCGTCGAGGTCTCCGGCCACGCGCTGGTCACCAGCCCTGCCGACAGCACCTCTCCTGAGCCTCTGAACCGGATGGAGGGCAAGCACATGACGCTCTACCTCGACAAGGGGGCGATCTCCAAAGTGCTTGTGCAGGGAACAGCCGTCGCCACCTACTATGTGCGTGAGAAGGCCGAGAAGCGCGGCATGAACATCACCTCCGGTGACCGCTTGTGGGTCTTTTTCGAAGACCGCAAAATCGCCCGCATCCGGGTCGAAGGCGGCACCGAAGGCCAGTACACGCCCCAACGGCTTGTCAGCAAGCCGGCGTCGTAA
- the lptB gene encoding LPS export ABC transporter ATP-binding protein → MIAENLVKYYGRRKVVDDVTLRLSTGETVGLLGPNGAGKTTSFYMVVGLIKPNAGRIRINDKVITHLPMYRRARLGISYLAQEPSVFRKLTVEQNLKCVLEFTPLNGRQRRERMEQLLEEFRLTHVRKNRGYRLSGGERRRVEIARSLITEPKFMLLDEPFAGIDPIAVNDIQEIVRGLRSRGIGVLITDHNVHETLAITDRSYLIYSGHLLKEGSAEFLASDEEARRIYLGESFRLDR, encoded by the coding sequence CTGATCGCGGAGAACCTGGTCAAGTATTATGGCCGCCGCAAGGTGGTGGATGACGTCACGCTTCGCCTCAGCACCGGTGAGACCGTCGGACTGCTCGGCCCCAACGGCGCGGGCAAGACCACCTCGTTCTATATGGTGGTTGGATTGATTAAGCCCAATGCCGGCCGCATCCGGATCAATGACAAGGTCATCACTCATTTGCCCATGTACCGCCGTGCGCGGCTGGGCATCAGCTACCTTGCGCAGGAACCCTCTGTCTTCCGCAAGCTGACCGTCGAGCAGAATCTGAAATGTGTGCTCGAATTCACGCCGCTCAATGGCCGCCAGCGCCGCGAACGCATGGAGCAGCTCCTCGAGGAGTTCCGTCTCACCCACGTGCGCAAGAACAGGGGCTACCGCCTCTCCGGCGGCGAGCGCCGCCGTGTGGAAATCGCCCGCTCCCTGATCACCGAACCCAAATTCATGCTGCTCGATGAGCCCTTTGCCGGCATTGACCCGATTGCCGTCAATGATATTCAGGAAATCGTGCGCGGACTGCGCTCCCGGGGCATCGGCGTGCTCATTACCGACCATAATGTCCATGAGACTCTGGCCATCACGGACCGCTCCTATCTGATTTACAGCGGGCACCTCCTCAAGGAGGGCAGCGCCGAATTCCTTGCCAGCGATGAAGAAGCCCGCAGAATTTATCTGGGAGAGTCGTTCCGACTTGACAGGTAA
- the rpoN gene encoding RNA polymerase factor sigma-54: MHQLRQELRQKLEQYLQPQQILRSELIQLPLLELELRVRTELQENPFLEELPEDEAIVEKEHAEIETEQAAASFETTGEQAERETAAAKPEEPMTATKTEDEVDWENYLDDEETLVFAANKFMPDELIETPRPFIPSLAEHLEEQLHMQRLTDEELRIGQYIIGSVNKDGYLNYPIEEIARELNVDVPMADKVLRCVQQLDPPGIAARNLQECLAIQLRQSETPDKARLPLRMITETYEDFLNKRFEVVARKLGVALEEVKAAFGEIRKLNPKPGEGYFDEKQNYIVPDLVVQRVGDGDLAEYVVYLNDGNIPSFHINSAYKEMFLAGNTDKKVKDFVTRKLESARWFVNAIHQRQTTILRTMRAIVKRQEGFFRHGKDHLKPMILQDIAEEIGMDISTISRVTSGKYVQTEWGVFELKYFFSERMETSEGEEISTKVIKSRLQEIIDNEDKSDPLSDQAIAEMLAKEGYPIARRTVQKYREQLSIPVKRLRREI, encoded by the coding sequence ATGCACCAACTTCGACAAGAGCTACGACAAAAGCTCGAACAATACCTCCAGCCCCAGCAGATTCTTCGCAGCGAATTGATTCAATTACCGCTGCTGGAACTCGAACTCCGCGTTCGCACGGAGTTGCAGGAGAACCCGTTCCTCGAGGAACTGCCCGAGGACGAAGCTATTGTCGAAAAGGAACATGCGGAGATCGAGACCGAACAGGCCGCGGCCTCCTTCGAAACCACCGGTGAGCAGGCCGAGCGCGAAACCGCCGCCGCCAAGCCGGAAGAGCCCATGACGGCCACCAAGACCGAAGATGAGGTGGATTGGGAAAACTACCTGGACGACGAGGAGACTCTGGTCTTCGCCGCCAACAAGTTTATGCCCGATGAACTCATCGAGACGCCGCGTCCGTTTATCCCTTCTCTGGCCGAGCATCTCGAAGAGCAGCTTCACATGCAGCGCCTCACCGACGAGGAGCTGCGCATCGGCCAGTACATCATCGGCTCGGTCAACAAGGACGGCTACCTCAACTATCCCATCGAAGAGATTGCCCGCGAACTGAACGTCGATGTGCCGATGGCCGACAAGGTGCTCCGCTGTGTGCAGCAGCTCGATCCTCCCGGCATTGCCGCCCGCAATCTGCAGGAGTGTCTGGCCATTCAGTTGCGCCAGAGCGAGACTCCCGACAAGGCGCGGCTCCCGTTGCGGATGATTACCGAAACCTATGAAGATTTCCTTAACAAGCGTTTCGAAGTCGTCGCCCGCAAGCTCGGTGTGGCCCTTGAAGAGGTCAAAGCCGCCTTCGGTGAGATCCGCAAGCTGAATCCCAAACCGGGTGAAGGCTACTTCGATGAAAAGCAGAACTACATCGTCCCCGATCTGGTGGTGCAGCGTGTGGGTGACGGCGATCTGGCCGAATATGTCGTCTATCTGAATGACGGCAATATCCCCAGCTTCCACATCAACAGCGCCTACAAGGAAATGTTCCTCGCGGGCAACACTGACAAGAAGGTCAAGGACTTCGTCACCCGCAAGCTCGAAAGCGCGCGCTGGTTTGTCAATGCCATTCATCAGCGGCAGACCACCATTCTGCGCACCATGCGCGCCATCGTCAAGCGGCAGGAAGGCTTCTTCCGCCACGGCAAGGACCATCTCAAGCCGATGATCCTGCAGGATATCGCCGAAGAGATCGGGATGGACATTTCCACCATCTCCCGCGTGACCTCCGGCAAGTATGTGCAGACCGAATGGGGCGTGTTCGAACTCAAGTATTTCTTCTCCGAGCGCATGGAGACGTCCGAGGGCGAAGAGATCTCCACCAAGGTGATCAAATCCCGCCTGCAGGAGATCATCGACAACGAAGACAAGTCCGATCCCCTCTCCGATCAGGCCATTGCCGAAATGCTCGCCAAAGAGGGCTACCCCATCGCCCGCCGCACCGTCCAAAAATACCGCGAGCAACTGAGCATCCCCGTCAAAAGACTGCGCCGCGAAATCTGA
- the lon gene encoding endopeptidase La has protein sequence MTMLNPADRPNLYPVLPLRDVVVFPSMIFPLLIGRPGTLAAVERAMLGDRKLLLLAQRDSNQEDPTVQDLYQVGVIASVLQTLKLPNGLIKVLVEGLERATALSFTQDSNNSFDAEAATLIITGADSLETRAHMKVGARRFREYVSLNRQLPDEVLITLSNLTEPERTADFMMAHLPLPLPKKQEALEQDSLLEQFKLINGTLEQEIEILKIERTVEGQVREKISRSQRTYYLQEQLRVIKKELGEDGDEDFTDVIAYKKRIKKAKMPKAVKDRAEEEVDKLKGMAMMSPEASVIKNYLDWLCAMPWATITKDNLDLDAAERVLEEDHFGLRKPKERILEHLAVLARVDKIKGPILCLVGPPGVGKTSLARSIARAMNRNFVRLSLGGVRDEAEIRGHRRTYIGSMPGRIIQSMKRAGSMNPVFLLDEVDKMASDFRGDPAAALLEVLDPEQNGTFSDHYLEVDFDLSQILFITTANMRHEIPLPLQDRMEVIEIHGYLRYEKLEIAKHFLIPKQLKEHGIKPGELQLTDDTIYAMIDVYTRESGVRELERTIARICRKVARETVNARGRETVILPDMLEKYIGIPPFKESMIEQGERVGTAIGLAWTSLGGDILNIQASMMKGKGTLLLTGRLGDVMKESAQAAISFLRAHGRPWGVPDEFLKGHDVHIHIPEGGTPKDGPSAGITLATALLSALTGRAVPADIAMTGEITLRGHVLPIGGLAEKIMAARRAGIKKVFVPETNRVDWFDLDEDLRSDIAVVFVDHVEQVWVEVFPPSQSPPSKRDSARAARSTAQRPL, from the coding sequence ATGACCATGCTTAATCCTGCCGACCGACCGAACCTCTACCCTGTTCTCCCGCTGCGTGACGTGGTGGTTTTCCCCTCCATGATCTTCCCGCTGCTGATCGGCAGACCGGGAACGCTCGCCGCCGTGGAACGCGCCATGCTTGGCGACCGCAAATTGTTGTTGCTGGCCCAGCGCGATTCCAATCAGGAAGACCCCACCGTGCAGGATCTGTATCAGGTCGGCGTCATTGCCAGTGTGCTGCAAACCCTCAAGCTTCCCAACGGCCTTATCAAGGTGCTGGTGGAAGGTCTCGAACGCGCCACCGCCCTGAGTTTTACGCAAGACAGCAACAACTCCTTCGATGCCGAAGCCGCCACGCTGATCATCACCGGCGCTGACTCTCTGGAGACCCGCGCTCACATGAAAGTCGGTGCGCGGCGCTTCCGCGAATATGTCAGCCTCAACCGCCAGCTTCCCGATGAAGTGCTGATCACCCTCTCCAATCTGACCGAACCCGAGCGCACCGCCGACTTCATGATGGCCCATCTGCCGCTGCCCCTGCCCAAAAAGCAGGAAGCTCTCGAACAGGACAGCCTGCTCGAGCAGTTCAAGCTCATCAATGGCACTCTCGAACAGGAAATCGAAATTCTGAAAATCGAGCGCACCGTCGAAGGTCAAGTCCGGGAAAAGATCAGCCGCTCGCAGCGCACCTACTACCTGCAGGAGCAGCTCCGCGTCATCAAGAAGGAACTCGGTGAAGATGGCGACGAGGATTTCACGGATGTTATCGCCTACAAAAAGCGCATCAAAAAAGCCAAGATGCCCAAGGCGGTGAAAGACCGCGCCGAAGAGGAAGTGGACAAGCTCAAGGGCATGGCCATGATGTCCCCCGAAGCATCGGTCATCAAAAACTATCTCGACTGGCTCTGCGCCATGCCGTGGGCCACTATTACCAAGGATAATCTCGATCTCGATGCCGCCGAACGCGTGCTTGAAGAAGACCATTTCGGCCTGCGCAAACCTAAAGAGCGCATTCTCGAGCACCTCGCAGTGCTCGCCCGCGTCGATAAAATCAAGGGTCCAATTCTCTGCCTCGTCGGCCCTCCCGGCGTTGGCAAGACGTCTCTGGCTCGCTCCATTGCCCGCGCCATGAATCGCAATTTCGTTCGCCTGAGTTTAGGCGGCGTACGCGACGAAGCCGAGATCCGCGGACACCGCCGCACCTACATCGGTTCTATGCCGGGCCGCATCATTCAATCCATGAAGCGCGCCGGATCGATGAATCCCGTCTTCCTGCTCGATGAGGTCGACAAGATGGCGTCCGATTTCCGTGGCGATCCCGCGGCGGCGCTGCTCGAAGTTCTCGACCCCGAACAGAACGGCACCTTCTCCGACCACTATCTTGAAGTGGATTTCGATCTCTCGCAGATCCTCTTCATCACCACCGCCAACATGCGGCACGAGATTCCGCTGCCGTTGCAGGACCGCATGGAAGTGATCGAGATCCACGGCTATTTGCGCTATGAGAAGCTGGAGATCGCCAAGCACTTCCTGATTCCCAAGCAGCTTAAGGAACACGGCATCAAGCCCGGAGAATTGCAGCTCACCGACGACACGATCTATGCGATGATCGACGTCTACACCCGTGAGTCCGGCGTGCGCGAACTGGAGCGCACCATCGCGCGCATCTGCCGCAAGGTGGCCCGCGAAACCGTCAATGCCCGTGGCCGCGAGACCGTCATTTTGCCCGATATGCTCGAAAAATACATTGGCATTCCGCCCTTCAAAGAGAGCATGATCGAGCAGGGAGAGCGCGTCGGTACCGCCATCGGCCTCGCCTGGACCTCGCTCGGCGGCGACATTCTGAATATTCAGGCCAGCATGATGAAGGGCAAAGGCACGCTGCTGCTGACGGGCCGGCTCGGCGATGTGATGAAAGAATCGGCGCAGGCTGCGATCTCTTTCCTGCGCGCTCATGGGCGCCCCTGGGGTGTGCCCGATGAATTCCTTAAGGGCCACGATGTGCACATTCACATTCCCGAAGGCGGCACTCCCAAGGACGGGCCTTCTGCGGGAATCACTCTGGCCACGGCGCTGCTCTCGGCTCTGACAGGCCGCGCGGTTCCGGCGGATATCGCCATGACCGGCGAGATCACTCTGCGCGGCCACGTGCTGCCCATCGGCGGTCTCGCCGAAAAGATCATGGCGGCAAGGCGCGCGGGCATCAAAAAGGTCTTCGTTCCCGAAACCAATCGCGTCGACTGGTTCGATCTTGATGAGGACCTGCGTTCGGATATCGCCGTGGTCTTCGTCGATCATGTCGAGCAGGTGTGGGTGGAAGTCTTCCCTCCCTCGCAGTCCCCGCCTTCCAAACGCGATTCCGCCCGCGCCGCTCGCTCCACCGCGCAGCGCCCCTTATAG
- the yihA gene encoding ribosome biogenesis GTP-binding protein YihA/YsxC: MPFFKIPEGEYLLSAPNIQAAPKRPLPEIAFAGRSNVGKSSLINSLLNRKSLALTSRTPGKTRMLNYYLIGRGLCYFVDLPGYGYARVSGNLKEQWGQFIEDYLRESSRLIIVVLILDIRHGLTPLDREMVSGLHTLNRPWMAVLTKLDKLNAREKQQAMKTLEGELISLGARAVIPYSSLNHTGRDPLWQHLTATIERK; the protein is encoded by the coding sequence ATGCCCTTTTTTAAGATTCCCGAAGGCGAGTACCTGCTCTCCGCGCCCAACATTCAGGCGGCGCCCAAGCGTCCCTTGCCCGAGATCGCCTTTGCCGGACGCAGCAATGTGGGCAAGTCCTCGCTCATCAATTCGCTGCTGAACCGCAAAAGCCTCGCCCTCACCTCGCGCACTCCCGGCAAGACGCGGATGCTCAACTACTATCTGATTGGCCGTGGCCTCTGCTACTTTGTGGATCTGCCCGGCTATGGTTACGCGCGTGTCTCCGGCAATCTGAAGGAGCAGTGGGGACAGTTTATTGAAGACTATCTGCGCGAATCTTCGCGCCTGATTATCGTGGTCCTGATTCTCGACATCCGTCACGGCCTGACGCCCCTCGACCGCGAGATGGTCAGCGGCCTGCACACGCTGAACCGCCCGTGGATGGCCGTGCTCACCAAGCTCGACAAGCTCAATGCCCGCGAGAAACAGCAAGCCATGAAGACGCTCGAAGGCGAACTTATCTCCCTCGGCGCCCGCGCTGTCATCCCCTACTCTTCCCTGAACCACACGGGCCGTGATCCCCTCTGGCAGCACCTCACCGCCACCATCGAGAGAAAATGA